AGGCCGTGATTACTGGTTAAGTACGGAAGAAGCTTTAGAGTACGGTATCGTCAATCAAATTATTGAAAACCAAAAAGAAATCTAACTCATTAATCCCAATGCGCATTTCGTTGCATTGGGATTTTTTGAACTATAACTGTATCTTCTCTCAACATTACTCGATGCCACTACTTTTGGTCTCCTGACAATCGTGTATTGTTTAACGAACGCATTAAATTATATGTATTTTTTTGCATCTTTATATTATATTCAATATTATGACTAAAACTAACGAGGTTAAAAGATGAACTTAAAACAACGCGCAAAACAATTAAAGATAGATGTACCAGCTATATTTATCGCTTTACATAAAAAAGAAACACCAATACTCGCTAAAGTATTGGCGCTCATCACCATCATATATGCACTGTCACCTATAGACCTTATTCCTGATTTCATTCCAGTACTAGGATTTTTAGATGACGTTATCTTGTTACCACTATTCATCAGTCTAACCATTAAACTGATTCCTGATGACATCTTTAATCAATGCCAGCAAGAAGCCATAAATTTAACCCGTAAAGATTTAAAACGGTGGTATTTTGCCTTGCCGATTCTGATTATATGGATATAACATGTTACTTCATTTACATTATTATTACTCAATTCTTCAGCTAGATACACATTTGTATTGTAATGTACACAGTCTATTAAATGTTTATAACGCAACTACAAACTTTTTAGCAAGTCTGCGTACTTCATCATAAGCATCAATCATTGGATTGTGGCCAGTGTTTGTTAGAACAGTTGTATGAATATGTTCAATAGGCTCAAAGAATCGAATTTGATCTTTATATCCTACGACGTTATCATATTGACCGAGTAATACATAGACAAGCGTATCCTCGTGAATCTGAATATTATCTTCACATCTAAACTGATAAAATTCATTATCCTGACGGCGCAGATTCTTCATAAATTGATTATTCGCACGCTTTATTCCCGGCACCATTAAACGTCTAAACAACTCCCATGTTTCATGGTTAATGCGTACAGTCATACTTAAATAATCTTTGTAATAATCTTTATCCTCTAATACTTCAAACTGCTCATCTACTTGACGATCTAATTTCTCTATCGTACGTAGATGTTTCTGTCCTTCAACGACCGGACAAGTGATAAATCCAGCTTTCACCTGCTCCTGTAAACGATCCATAACGCCTAAACACATATAGCTGCCGTATGAATGACCGACCAGCACAAACTGTTCATCACCTGTCATCTCTTCAATAAATCCTAGTACAACCTCTAAAATATCATTCGTACTATTTAAACCTAAATCCGCTTCAGATTCTCCCATCCCTGGAATATCTAAATAAATACGTTTATAATCCGTAAATATATCATCATACATTTCATAATGGCTCGTTAAATCTACACCATTGCCATGAAAGAAATATACGGGTAATCCTTCTCCTTCAGTCTTGTAGTTCAATGTCACATCTTTAATCTCTATTGTCGTCATTAATATTGTCCTCTCCATACTATCTATACATTAATCTTTTAAAAATATATCTATCTTTATCTTTACCCAATTTCCGTTCATACTTTTCGATGAAATTTTACCAAAAAGTAGCTTACCAGCATCCATCAGCCTCGAAAATATTATATTATCTGCTTTAGGAATATAACCTAACTTAACACCATCAGCATTTTTTATCATTATAGCCTGGGCATCATACGGATTATCTGGTTCTCTATAAAATTTTAATGGATGACCAACCTTTAAGTACTCATATAATTCCTCTATACCCTCAATATGTGATGTTCCGGCGATATAGGTATCAAATAAAAAGATTTCACGCTCAAAAGGCAAAGGTACCGTTAAATTTTTATTATGGATTAAATGCATCAATCCATGGTCATTCGGTTTATCTATTTCGTGCATTTTACACACCTCGCAATGCATCAATTTTTTGCTCAAATATTTTAATTACTTCATCCAGTTGAATTAACACTTTTTCCAGCTCAGTCTTCTTCTTATCTATTGCATCCTGATCAGTAA
Above is a window of Macrococcoides canis DNA encoding:
- a CDS encoding HIRAN domain-containing protein; translation: MHEIDKPNDHGLMHLIHNKNLTVPLPFEREIFLFDTYIAGTSHIEGIEELYEYLKVGHPLKFYREPDNPYDAQAIMIKNADGVKLGYIPKADNIIFSRLMDAGKLLFGKISSKSMNGNWVKIKIDIFLKD
- a CDS encoding YkvA family protein; protein product: MNLKQRAKQLKIDVPAIFIALHKKETPILAKVLALITIIYALSPIDLIPDFIPVLGFLDDVILLPLFISLTIKLIPDDIFNQCQQEAINLTRKDLKRWYFALPILIIWI
- a CDS encoding alpha/beta fold hydrolase; this translates as MTTIEIKDVTLNYKTEGEGLPVYFFHGNGVDLTSHYEMYDDIFTDYKRIYLDIPGMGESEADLGLNSTNDILEVVLGFIEEMTGDEQFVLVGHSYGSYMCLGVMDRLQEQVKAGFITCPVVEGQKHLRTIEKLDRQVDEQFEVLEDKDYYKDYLSMTVRINHETWELFRRLMVPGIKRANNQFMKNLRRQDNEFYQFRCEDNIQIHEDTLVYVLLGQYDNVVGYKDQIRFFEPIEHIHTTVLTNTGHNPMIDAYDEVRRLAKKFVVAL